A stretch of DNA from Camelina sativa cultivar DH55 unplaced genomic scaffold, Cs unpScaffold01213, whole genome shotgun sequence:
TTTTCAACTCTTTGCTGAAACGCCTTTCTTCTATTTGGTCCTGACCTGACATATGAGATACCATTACGGACTGCAGCCACACTAGAGTCGATTTCAGTCAATCCATCCTTCACTATCAAGTTTATAATATGACCAGCGCACCTAAGATGCATGAAATCTCCATCCATAACCAGAGAATCATGTGCTACCTCAGAGAAGCTTGATTGAAACTGACTCAGAGCATTGCTATTAGCAGTTGCATTGTCAACAGTGACACTGAACACCTTCTCTATCCCCCATTCAGCAAGACATTCTAGAAGTGTGTTTGCAATCGTCGTACCTTTGTGATCTACCACATTCTTAAATCCAATGATTAGCTTCTTCAATCGCCATTGTTTGTCAATGTAGTGTGCTGTGATAACCATGTAACTTGAacctataagaaaaaaaaataacagtaagtatatgttattaaaaaataccCGTAAGTATAAGTGTGCTAATATcagaattttagttttttaaaaagtaccTGTTACCGAAGAAACCCAAATATCAGTGGTCAGTGAGACTCTTTGCTTATTAGCCAAAAACCATTGCCTAAGAGTAGCCTTCCTCTCCACATACATTTTCACAATGTCTCTTGTTGCTGTCCTTCTTGAATGTGGTTTATAGAGGTTAACCTAAATGAATTACATATAANNNNNNNNNNNNNNNNNNNNNNNNNNNNNNNNNNNNNNNNNNNNNNNNNNNNNNNNNNNNNNNNNNNNNNNNNNNNNNNNNNNNNNNNNNNNNNNNNNNNNNNNNNNNNNNNNNNNNNNNNNNNNNNNNNNNNNNNNNNNNNNNNNNNNNNNNNNNNNNNNNNNNNNNNNNNNNNNNNNNNNNNNNNNNNNNNNNNNNNNNNNNNNNNNNNNNNNNNNNNNNNNNNNNNNNNNNNNNNNNNNNNNNNNNNNNNNNNNNNNNNNNNNNNNNNNNNNNNNNNNNNNNNNNNNNNNNNNNNNNNNNNNNNNNNNNNNNNNNNNNNNNNNNNNNNNNNNNNNNNNNNNNNNNNNNNNNNNNNNNNNNNNNNNNNNNNNNNNNNNNNNNNNNNNNNNNNNNNNNNNNNNNNNNNNNNNNNNNNNNNNNNNNNNNNNNNNNNNNNNNNNNNNNNNNNNNNNNNNNNNNNNNNNNNNNNNNNNNNNNNNNNNNNNNNNNNNNNNNNNNNNNNNNNNNNNNNNNNNNNNNNNNNNNNNNNNNNNNNNNNNNNNNNNNNNNNNNNNNNNNNNNNNNNNNNNNNNNNNNNNNNNNNNNNNNNNNNNNNNNNNNNNNNNNNNNNNNNNNNNNNNNNNNNNNNNNNNNNNNNNNNNNNNNNNNNNNNNNNNNNNNNNNNNNNNNNNNNNNNNNNNNNNNNNNNNNNNNNNNNNNNNNNNNNNNNNNNNNNNNNNNNNNNNNNNNNNNNNNNNNNNNNNNNNNNNNNNNNNNNNNNNNNNNNNNNNNNNNNNNNNNNNNNNNNNNNNNNNNNNNNNNNNNNNNNNNNNNNNNNNNNNNNNNNNNNNNNNNNNNNNNNNNNNNNNNNNNNNNNNNNNNNNNNNNNNNNNNNNNNNNNNNNNNNNNNNNNNNNNNNNNNNNNNNNNNNNNNNNNNNNNNNNNNNNNNNNNNNNNNNNNNNNNNNNNNNNNNNNNNNNNNNNNNNNNNNNNNNNNNNNNNNNNNNNNNNNNNNNNNNNNNNNNNNNNNNNNNNNNNNNNNNNNNNNNNNNNNNNNNNNNNNNNNNNNNNNNNNNNNNNNNNNNNNNNNNNNNNNNNNNNNNNNNNNNNNNNNNNNNNNNNNNNNNNNNNNNNNNNNNNNNNNNNNNNNNNNNNNNNNNNNNNNNNNNNNNNNNNNNNNNNNNNNNNNNNNNNNNNNNNNNNNNNNNNNNNNNNNNNNNNNNNNNNNNNNNNNNNNNNNNNNNNNNNNNNNNNNNNNNNNNNNNNNNNNNNNNNNNNNNNNNNNNNNNNNNNNNNNNNNNNNNNNNNNNNNNNNNNNNNNNNNNNNNNNNNNNNNNNNNNNNNNNNNNNNNNNNNNNNNNNNNNNNNNNNNNNNNNNNNNNNNNNNNNNNNNNNNNNNNNNNNNNNNNNNNNNNNNNNNNNNNNNNNNNNNNNNNNNNNNNNNNNNNNNNNNNNNNNNNNNNNNNNNNNNNNNNNNNNNNNNNNNNNNNNNNNNNNNNNNNNNNNNNNNNNNNNNNNNNNNNNNNNNNNNNNNNNNNNNNNNNNNNNNNNNNNNNNNNNNNNNNNNNNNNNNNNNNNNNNNNNNNNNNNNNNNNNNNNNNNNNNNNNNNNNNNNNNNNNNNNNNNNNNNNNNNNNNNNNNNNNNNNNNNNNNNNNNNNNNNNNNNNNNNNNNNNNNNNNNNNNNNNNNNNNNNNNNNNNNNNNNNNNNNNNNNNNNNNNNNNNNNNNNNNNNNNNNNNNNNNNNNNNNNNNNNNNNNNNNNNNNNNNNNNNNNNNNNNNNNNNNNNNNNNNNNNNNNNNNNNNNNNNNNNNNNNNNNNNNNNNNNNNNNNNNNNNNNNNNNNNNNNNNNNNNNNNNNNNNNNNNNNNNNNNNNNNNNNNNNNNNNNNNNNNNNNNNNNNNNNNNNNNNNNNNNNNNNNNNNNNNNNNNNNNNNNNNNNNNNNNNNNNNNNNNNNNNNNNNNNNNNNNNNNNNNNNNNNNNNNNNNNNNNNNNNNNNNNNNNNNNNNNNNNNNNNNNNNNNNNNNNNNNNNNNNNNNNNNNNNNNNNNNNNNNNNNNNNNNNNNNNNNNNNNNNNNNNNNNNNNNNNNNNNNNNNNNNNNNNNNNNNNNNNNNNNNNNNNNNNNNNNNNNNNNNNNNNNNNNNNNNNNNNNNNNNNNNNNNNNNNNNNNNNNNNNNNNNNNNNNNNNNNNNNNNNNNNNNNNNNNNNNNNNNNNNNNNNNNNNNNNNNNNNNNNNNNNNNNNNNNNNNNNNNNNNNNNNNNNNNNNNNNNNNNNNNNNNNNNNNNNNNNNNNNNNNNNNNNNNNNNNNNNNNNNNNNNNNNNNNNNNNNNNNNNNNNNNNNNNNNNNNNNNNNNNNNNNNNNNNNNNNNNNNNNNNNNNNNNNNNNNNNNNNNNNNNNNNNNNNNNNNNNNNNNNNNNNNNNNNNNNNNNNNNNNNNNNNNNNNNNNNNNNNNNNNNNNNNNNNNNNNNNNNNNNNNNNNNNNNNNNNNNNNNNNNNNNNNNNNNNNNNNNNNNNNNNNNNNNNNNNNNNNNNNNNNNNNNNNNNNNNNNNNNNNNNNNNNNNNNNNNNNNNNNNNNNNNNNNNNNNNNNNNNNNNNNNNNNNNNNNNNNNNNNNNNNNNNNNNNNNNNNNNNNNNNNNNNNNNNNNNNNNNNNNNNNNNNNNNNNNNNNNNNNNNNNNNNNNNNNNNNNNNNNNNNNNNNNNNNNNNNNNNNNNNNNNNNNNNNNNNNNNNNNNNNNNNNNNNNNNNNNNNNNNNNNNNNNNNNNNNNNNNNNNNNNNNNNNNNNNNNNNNNNNNNNNNNNNNNNNNNNNNNNNNNNNNNNNNNNNNNNNNNNNNNNNNNNNNNNNNNNNNNNNNNNNNNNNNNNNNNNNNNNNNNNNNNNNNNNNNNNNNNNNNNNNNNNNNNNNNNNNNNNNNNNNNNNNNNNNNNNNNNNNNNNNNNNNNNNNNNNNNNNNNNNNNNNNNNNNNNNNNNNNNNNNNNNNNNNNNNNNNNNNNNNNNNNNNNNNNNNNNNNNNNNNNNNNNNNNNNNNNNNNNNNNNNNNNNNNNNNNNNNNNNNNNNNNNNNNNNNNNNNNNNNNNNNNNNNNNNNNNNNNNNNNNNNNNNNNNNNNNNNNNNNNNNNNNNNNNNNNNNNNNNNNNNNNNNNNNNNNNNNNNNNNNNNNNNNNNNNNNNNNNNNNNNNNNNNNNNNNNNNNNNNNNNNNNNNNNNNNNNNNNNNNNNNNNNNNNNNNNNNNNNNNNNNNNNNNNNNNNNNNNNNNNNNNNNNNNNNNNNNNNNNNNNNNNNNNNNNNNNNNNNNNNNNNNNNNNNNNNNNNNNNNNNNNNNNNNNNNNNNNNNNNNNNNNNNNNNNNNNNNNNNNNNNNNNNNNNNNNNNNNNNNNNNNNNNNNNNNNNNNNNNNNNNNNNNNNNNNNNNNNNNNNNNNNNNNNNNNNNNNNNNNNNNNNNNNNNNNNNNNNNNNNNNNNNNNNNNNNNNNNNNNNNNNNNNNNNNNNNNNNNNNNNNNNNNNNNNNNNNNNNNNNNNNNNNNNNNNNNNNNNNNNNNNNNNNNNNNNNNNNNNNNNNNNNNNNNNNNNNNNNNNNNNNNNNNNNNNNNNNNNNNNNNNNNNNNNNNNNNNNNNNNNNNNNNNNNNNNNNNNNNNNNNNNNNNNNNNNNNNNNNNNNNNNNNNNNNNNNNNNNNNNNNNNNNNNNNNNNNNNNNNNNNNNNNNNNNNNNNNNNNNNNNNNNNNNNNNNNNNNNNNNNNNNNNNNNNNNNNNNNNNNNNNNNNNNNNNNNNNNNNNNNNNNNNNNNNNNNNNNNNNNNNNNNNNNNNNNNNNNNNNNNNNNNNNNNNNNNNNNNNNNNNNNNNNNNNNNNNNNNNNNNNNNNNNNNNNNNNNNNNNNNNNNNNNNNNNNNNNNNNNNNNNNNNNNNNNNNNNNNNNNNNNNNNNNNNNNNNNNNNNNNNNNNNNNNNNNNNNNNNNNNNNNNNNNNNNNNNNNNNNNNNNNNNNNNNNNNNNNNNNNNNNNNNNNNNNNNNNNNNNNNNNNNNNNNNNNNNNNNNNNNNNNNNNNNNNNNNNNNNNNNNNNNNNNNNNNNNNNNNNNNNNNNNNNNGTATATTTTCATGGTTGTCTAGGCGGTTTCAACTGCAATCATCGAGCCCTTGGTGCAGACTGTCAAACATGCGTTGGCACATTTTTCAACCGCTACATTCACGATTTCACTTGCATCTAATTatcgaaacaaaatttgaacagcttattattttgttgattgaaATAATGATAATAGTGATAATCAGtttggaaaatttgttttaccGGAGTTCTGGAGAGTGGTTAAGGCACCGCACACAGAGGATACACAGCCCAACTTGCAGTATTCATTAACAGCATCACCTTGGGACAAAAATTaagatacataaaaaaaacaaatgaaatcttGATCTGTTTTGTAACACATAACGTACCTAAAAGAAGAACATATTAATCAATTTACCAGTGTTTTCGAGAATGTCATGGGTATATCCGTTAGGACATTTGCCACTGTTAATAATTTTGCAGCCACTAGCGCTTGCACATACTGGCCTTGAACCTCCTGCAAAGCGGCAAGTATTATAGATATTTCTAGCAGTGGTGGATGGACAGCAGCTCTTGGCGTCAACTTGAATTTGTGCCATAAACAGACTCATCACGAGCACACTTAGGACCAAAGTTTTTCCTTCCATCTTTCGATTGATTAGTTGTGTGAACGCAAAATGTATGTGGAGAGACTTAAGCTTGTATTGATGAAATGGTGGTGAAACAAGGCTCGCTTAAATACTAGTTGGTCTACAGTTTGTAACCACAAAATTCATTTAATCCCCCTTCATCACGTGCATGCTCTATAGACTCTGTACACGTTGCATGGACCACCTTATCTCAATGGCTAACTTCACGACcgcaaaattactttcttttcttttttttttcttttttttgggggttaaaTAGGAAGTAGTTAAAGACCTCCTTAAAACTTTGTGTTACTTAATATTTGAACTTGATGCTTAGTATTCTTTTTACAATTCTATATTCCTTGTTAATTAGTTTTGCTGGTTATATATtgtatgttcttcttttttggtgtACTATAAGATTCGGATGCTTACTGTTCGTGCCAAATTCTTAGAATTTGCCATCAATGACATGCAGTCTTAAGTTTATGAGGCGGTGAATCGTTTTGTTGATATCTGATCAAAGAAGACTAAC
This window harbors:
- the LOC104774047 gene encoding probable thionin-2.4; its protein translation is MEGKTLVLSVLVMSLFMAQIQVDAKSCCPSTTARNIYNTCRFAGGSRPVCASASGCKIINSGKCPNGYTHDILENTGDAVNEYCKLGCVSSVCGALTTLQNSDASEIVNVAVEKCANACLTVCTKGSMIAVETA